The region ATGTTTGAACAGACAGATAACAGCAATTACAGATGATTACTAGCTTTCCACTGAAATGATTGATTAGACTGGTGTGATAGATCAAGGAAAATAGCGGAGTACCGGTAATAATACGCTTGTCTCGTGTCCCTTTATGCTGttggcagggttggggagtaagggATTACACTTTTTTTTATAGTAATCCattacattaccagcaaaaaatatatatattgtaatcagattacagatacttttgaaaaactagatgattactttgaggattacttttaaattcagaaaggatgtttgcgggaaaaaatatttgacacttctgttttctcaatgacattcaagtcagcattgaaaaaaggcacaaatttaaatttgttccacctgagtgagtctgaccactCAAGtaagagaccactatgatgacacaccaaatgtgtttgatggatcgcgggaaaagagaaggaataggcttttgtaggctacagtctaaGCTTTCCAATAATGCGattgctgtcggcatccaaagattatccaacttgaataaacgcttggaggtaaggatgacagcagggGTGTAGTCTACGGTGAtgcggatatcacttattattgatatctacataatGCATTGATGTGATTGTGAAtcgcactgctgctctctcattttgctatttgcgctttacggattgtggttgttgtggattgctgttaacaaatctaaatgtgtatttgaacccaataatggtttaattcaagaagtttaagctgcctgtcaatcattgtttttgaaaccagtggacagcttGTGAAAAATGTTCTCTTGCAACAGTcccatagtgcggatcccagcctatggaatgaaagtggggcttttattgctcaatctaattcatgctgattctttaaaaaaaaataaaaaaagatccaTGGCCCTAATGGACACATGATCAAACTCATACACTTTTGAATAGACCTAAAGGGGCagtctgtagttgctacatccatttctgGATTTGTCACACTCTATGAGAACCCAAAAGATAAGcttattttactccaatgtttgtaaacattgtaaatgtaatcaaacactgtatagcctacatacatacatggttaaaacaatttttatatcatggatggtcagtccttgcatccatagctctgtctattaatctgagagtggttacatttctccaggcccatccctcagctttttaccaaaacagaggctaTTTGGTTATTGTTTcgtctgtggatttgccctttaaaaagctgcatattatcaagatatcaaagtgtcaacaacaaaaaggtaaacaataggcctatagcaaatgcagcatatggcattcatttttcacatgtaaatagtacttttcagtagtgctcaaaacATGCCATTtaatgagcgcagcatttatttttcaactcgaatcaatgagcccaatcagtcctccatgacgaCAAAATCATGAACAACAGAGTAAGACTGGCTAATacgtccttagttttggggtcatgctcatgtaaaacaatttggctaatcaatacttccatatttccaagtcctattcttgaagatcaaggggtataacatttattggaatgactggaattctgatagactttggtttttaatgtaaaattaTAATTTTATCGTATTATATGTAGTTgaaagtgatgggttagaagaattctacataaccaacccataaagtaaaattgaaCATCCTTATAAACtttacattgatttatcctgcaatagatgtctcttaaggggaaagtaatctaaaagtaacgaatgtaatcagattacattactgagtttggataatccaaaagttacgttaccgattacaattttggaccggtaactagtaactgtaacggatggTGGATTGTATGGTCTTGATGCACCAGGATTGGTTTCTAAGctatatccttctgtctgtcatgtAGGTTCTGGACATCCACTGTCAGAGAGGCCTAAATCCAGTGATCTGGCTCCACCTCACAGAGTGCGGACCAAACGCTGTGCTTGCAACAACCAGCTGGACTCTGAATGCCACTACTTTTGCCATCTCGACATCATCTGGGTCAACACACCAAGGTGGGCACACACACCTCACAGAAATATATGCATTCTTAGAGCGAAACATATGCACATACACTTACTTACACTACACACCATCAAGTACGTCAAACAAATACCTACTCAGCTTTGCAGACATACTTGAGCAATTCACTTATGTGGGTCAATTACGTCAGTGTGATATCAACATTATCGATCAACATTAATATTTGCACCTTTTTTATTTTAGCTGTGCATCACTAGTATCAATGTGACATTATTCTGGCAATCATCCCTGTCTAGCATCACTGCATTTTCATTTTATTAATGCCAAAGAACGAAGTCTATAAACATTGTGGTTATATCTTGAGGGTGACTGACAAAACTGatattccctttctttctttcccctTCTGCAGTAAGACCACTGTTTACGGCTTGGGCAGCCCTCTGTCACGTCGCCGTAGGTCCGCCGGTCGCTGTGTGTGTGCAGACTCTGACGACCACACCTGCACCAGCTTCTGTCTGGACAGGTGAGTTGGGGTCAAAACAATGGCCAagacaccatcacacacaccaccaccacagacagatacTCAGTCACTGTGGAATGTATTACTTTTATTAGTCAGCCATTTGAGTACACAGAACAATAGGGACTCCCTGTTGGAGCTCTTCAAGGTGCACAAGGTGTGGTCTGAGAGCATAGCTCAGTTCTCTGGGATGCTATTATTAGCTTGACGGAGTGTTATTGTGTGTATCACACAGGCGTTCCCTCTCATGGTGGAATGAATCTGCACCACAATGTTATGGAGTGCCCGAGGGGGCAGTGTAATCCCAGGCTACTCTAGCATCCCCACTGCATGTTTTGATTGGCTGAAGGGACAGGGGAGTGAAGTGTGTAGGAGTCTCAAGCATTGAAAGGCTGAGTTAAGGATTAATGGTTCCTAAGGATGATAGAGAAACAAATACAGGCACCTAGAGACACCCAGAGACTCATTGCACTCATTGTTCCTCATTGGGAAACAAACAGGGGCCGTTTTTCACTTAGGGACAGAtgaggctctattcaatccgtatcgttACAGCGGGCTTGAAATcgaaaggcaatgttcccgcgttagcggagactgcattcacagtaaatgcTGCACACAGTCTGTCGGCTCAATCACAAATGACCTTGACATTTCTAGCACGCAgtctgtaacgcttcagcaatCCAGATTGGAAAGAGCCCTTAGACATTATATTGTAAAGACATTATTGTTTTGTCTATGACCTTGCAATGACGTCAGTAAAACTTTTAGTGTACAATAAAGTTGTCTTTAGATTGCCAAATTGGCAAAAAAAGTGGCAACAGTTCTTTACACACCTGATTCTTTGATCAAAGGTATTGTGAGAATTCACTGATATGAGTTTGTTTGAGggctatctacagtgccttcagaaagtattcataccccttgacttattctactttttgttgtgttacagcctgaattcaaaatggattaaataaaaacattttctcacccatctacacacatcactgtagccaagcttcctgccatccaggacctctataccaggcagtgtcagaggaaggccctaaaaattgtcaaagactccagccacccatggCAAactgtaccggagcaccaagtctaggtccaagaggcttctaaacagcttctacccccaagccataagactccagaacatctagtcaaatggctacccagactatttgcattgccccccttctccccctctttacaccactgctactctctgttgtcatctatgcatagtcactttaataactctacctacatgtacatactacctcaactaaccggtatccccgcacattgactctatatcggtacccccctgtatatagtctcgctattgttgttttactCCCCAGTCCTTTAACGATAACAAGCATATCTATAACatgatgcttgaaaatatggagagtggtactcagtaatgtattgaaTTTGCTtcaaacacaacactttgtattcaggacaaaaagtgaattgctttgccttttttttttgcagcattactttagtgtattgttgcaaacaggatgcatgttttggaatatttgtattctgtaccaGCTTCCTTCTTGTCCCTCtgttaattaggttagtattgtggcgtaactacaatgttgtacATCCATCAttcgttttctcctatcacagccattaaactctgtaactgttttaaagtcaccattggcctcatggtgaaatccctgcgcgctttccttcctctccagcaactgaattaggaaagacgcctgtatctttgtagtgactgggtgtgttgatacaccatccaaagtgtagttaataacttcaccatgctcaaagggatattcaatatctgcttttttatttttattttacccatctaccaataggtgcccttctttgcgaggcattggaaaacctccctggtctttgtggttgaatctgtgtttgaaattcacactGTGTGGGGTacggagatgaggtagtcattccaaaatcatgttaaacactattattgcacacacagtgagtccatgcaccttattatgtgacttgttatgcacgcttttattcctgaacttatttaggcttgccataacaaaggggttaaatacttattgactcaaaacatttcagctttaatttttttttataatttgtgaaaatgtagaaaaacaatttaatttcaacattatagggtattgtgtgtaggccagtgacaaaaaaaactaaatgtaatacatcttaaatcaaatcaaagtttatttgtcacgtgtgcagaatacaacaggtgtagaccttacagtgaaatgcttacttacaggccctaaccaacagtgccatttttaagtaaaaaataggtattgggtgaacaatagataagtaaagaaataaacacaacattaaaaaagactgaaaaataacagtagcaaggctataacagtagcgaggctatatacaggcaccggttagtcgggctaattgaggcagtatgtacatgtaggtatggttaaagtaactatgcatatatgataaacagagggtagcagtagcgtaaaagaggggttgtaaattcaggctgtaacacaacaaattgtggataaagtcaaagtgtgtgaatactttctgaaggcactgtatctttgTTATCACAACAGTAAAACTCCACCAAAATTAACGGTTCGCAACACTGAGGCAAATTGCTATGTCATTATATGGTTTATTCCATATCTTTTGGAGAACTCTTTCACTGATCACCGTTTCATGATTTCATGTTCAAAATGTctgcccccatctctctcttcttgtgTGCAGCTCAGATAACTCTTCACCCCAGAGTGCCATTAAGAGCTCCCGGGCCAACCTGTTGACTTTCCTTAGGTGAGCTTAAAATAAGTCCTGGAACGGCTGTTTGCTGTTCTGGTTATCAAATTAAGCATAGGCTGTACACAATTATTTCCTATTGTACCACAAGATGACCTTTGTGATTATGTTGCTGACCAGTGTCTCTTTCCTCCATAGATCTATGGTCAGAGCCTCTGAGAGAACCAGGGGATGGGCCTTCCCACCCAGGAAGGAAGCAGCTAGGGCCCCTGGGCTTGATGAGCGCTAAATGAAATGGCATGGCAGACAGAGTGAGGAGAGCGAGCGCCAGAACAAATGACACTCCTCTAACATGGAGAGTAGCAGAACAAAGGGCTGCTGGTAGAGAGATGTGTCACATGCAGGAAGGCCACAGACCAGTGGCCTCATGGTGTCCGCCTGTCTGTTTGTCGGTTTGCACCCATAAATAGAGGTTGGAAAACTAAATGTGACAGAGGCCTGAAGACAGAGAATAGATGCTAGATCTATCTTGAAGGATGGATCAAGCATGATGCATACAGGATATTTGTGCAGCAAAATATTTATGTTTGGGGCAGGAGGGACAAGGTTGGTCCATGCTACTGGCAGACTCTGGCCAGGTAGCCGTAAAGGAGAGAACACTTGATGTGTGTATGCTGGTTGTCTGTGTTCAGAACAGTGGCAGACCATTGCTGTCATGATGGAAAGAATGTGACAGGGACAATATGACTGACAGGCTACTGATACGATAAATCAAAATTATGTATGAGAACCACTGTTTTTCTCATTCTTTTGCCAAACATATTTAATCTCTCCATTATTTTATTGTATAATAACAACATATTATGATATGCTATGCAGGTTATTCATCAGGGAAAATGACTGAGGTCATTTAAAGGTGCAATGTTTAGGATtatacacttagtgtacaaaacacATATATAATCCATGTCTCTAATGTGTCAAGTCTTAAAaattattctttaacctgtctcctcccctttatctacaatgattgaagtgggtttaacaagtgacatcaataagggataatggctttcacctggattcacctggtcagtttatgtcatggaaagagcaggtgtccttaatgttttgtacactcagtgtatatgtgtgtataggTGGGAGTAAAAAATACATAACATTGAAACATACGATACGGTATATCATTGACTATTTATTCAATTCTTGAGATTTTGATTtagaccacttctgtattgagtgaCTGTGTGAAGCAGTGTGTAATAATAAGCAAATGAATGGTTGAATTATACAAAATACTTGCCTGACTCTTCTTATTTGACTGCTTTGACTAGATGATGAACTCTACGTTTACATACAACAGAGTGTAATAGTTCCATTGCAAATTTTCTGATGGGTCAAGGAGTGCAGCCGGAATGGACTTGTCAGTCTTTGGTTTATAAACCTGCAAACAAACATATTATAAAGGAAATGTGAAGGGATGAGGAATTGCACCCAAGTCACATGTGGCCAATTCTCCTGTGTTATTGTTTTATGGTGTGATACAGAACATATCTAGCCCGTGGGATAAGAGACAGGAAGCATATTCAAGTTGCCTGGATTTAAACAGTTTTTTCCTGGTGTATACTTGGGACAGAAAGGGAAACACCTAATAAGCAATGACTGAGCACTTTGAATTTACTGAATCATATAAATTATTATCACTCCACATCATACTATATGTACTGTTAATTGATGAGGTTGGTGTGGAAAAACAAAAAATCACTTTAGAGTTGTGTGAAGAGTGGACTTATTAATGAAAACTCATAAGGGTGAGATTGAATGGGCCATTTCTAAACTATGTAACGTACAGTATATGATTATTAATTTGGCAGTGGTGTAGAACCAGATTTTGAACAGAGTGTCCTGAGACACCAAGCCACTGAAGGGAGCGTCTCACCAGAATGTGAAATGTTGAAAGGATACCATTGAAATTAGCTAATTGATGATGTAACACGGCTGTAGTGAGGAGCAACATGCTATAATATTGCATTGTTACGTAAATATGGTTAACTGTAGCTCTCCACAGACCAATACATTAAGATTCTCCATTCACTTTACTAGGAAACAAACTAATAACTATAACTGTTTTGAAAAATACTCTCACATGCTGATGTATGCCACGTGGAGCAAATAATCGAGAAATATAATATTTTTCTGTTTCTGTACAGTAGTTTCCCCTTCTCCCAGTCTCTT is a window of Salmo trutta chromosome 37, fSalTru1.1, whole genome shotgun sequence DNA encoding:
- the LOC115177458 gene encoding endothelin-2: MSAHASLLLLITVCVSMQEGSGHPLSERPKSSDLAPPHRVRTKRCACNNQLDSECHYFCHLDIIWVNTPSKTTVYGLGSPLSRRRRSAGRCVCADSDDHTCTSFCLDSSDNSSPQSAIKSSRANLLTFLRSMVRASERTRGWAFPPRKEAARAPGLDER